The Hydrogenothermus marinus DNA window TTAAAATTCCTGCTATATCTGATTTTTTATTTAAAATTGAGCCTGTTGTAATAGTTATATTACTTCCAAGTTCTGTAGCTATAAGAGATGCCAATGTTGTTTTACCAACTCCTGGTGGTCCTGACAATAAAGTATGGTCAAGAGGTTGATTTCTTTTTCTACATGCTTCAATAAAAACCTGTATCTGCTTTTTTACTTCTTCTTGACCTATATAATCTTTTAAAGATGTTGGCCGTAGCTGATTTATATTCTCTTCTATCATAGGAATAATTTTAGTATAAACTCTTCTAAATTTTTCTGAATATCTTCAAAATAAATTTTTTGAGAAATTTCTGTTTCATAAAGTTCTTTTATGGCTTTTATAATCTCTTCTTCACTCCATAGCATTGCTGCATTTTCTATTACTTTCATTTGTGGTTTATAAGTTATTTTCATTTTAGCAAAAGCTTCTGATTTAGGAATTTCATTTTTTATTAGAGTCTTAAAAATAAGTATCTTATTTAAAAGATTAAGTAAAAAAGATTGTATCTCAAAAGGATGTTGTCCATTTTCTATTAATATTCTTAAAGTTTTCAAACATTTAATATCTTTATTTAAAAACTGATTTTGAAAAACAAATATATTTGTTTCAGGCTTTCCTACAATTACTGCATCAATATCTTCTTTTTGTATCTCTTCTTTTTCTGCAGTATAGGTTAATAATTTTTCAAGTTC harbors:
- the holA gene encoding DNA polymerase III subunit delta, whose protein sequence is ELSVYKKLEKSGKKISVENLKYLTSKLPNNLYTAKYELEKLLTYTAEKEEIQKEDIDAVIVGKPETNIFVFQNQFLNKDIKCLKTLRILIENGQHPFEIQSFLLNLLNKILIFKTLIKNEIPKSEAFAKMKITYKPQMKVIENAAMLWSEEEIIKAIKELYETEISQKIYFEDIQKNLEEFILKLFL